In Caldisericia bacterium, the sequence TTATCAACATTTGCTTTTTCCATAAACCAATTAATAACTTCATCTGGTTTAATGAAATTTCCTTTTGATTTACTCATTTTTTCACCGTGTGAAAGCCAAAAACCATGTGCATAAATTTTTTGTGGTAATGGAATACCAACTCCCATTAACATTGCAGGCCAAATAATTGTATGAAATCTAGTAATATCTTTACCTATTAAATGAAGGTCTGCTGGCCAATATTTTTTGAAATTTTCTTCATCTTCTAAAAAACCACTAACTGTTACATAATTTATTAATGCATCAAACCAAACATATATTGTTGAGTTTTCTTCTCCTGGAACAGGAATTCCCCAACCTATTCCTTTTCTTGTTATTGAAATATCTTTTAATCCACTTTTTATCAATGATAGCATCTCATTATATCTTGATTCAGGTTCAACAAATTTTGGATTATTTAAATAGTGTTTTAGAAGTTCATCTTGAAATTTTGATAAAGCAAAGAAATAATCTTCTTCTTTTATAAATTCAACAGGTCTATTACAAACAGGACAAATATTTCCTTCTTTTAATTCATCTTGAGAGAAAAATGTCTCATCGAAAATGCAATACCAACCTTCATAAATTCCTTTATAAATATATCCATTTTCTTTTAATTTATTGAAAAAATATTGAACAACCTTCTCGTGTCTTTTTTCAGTTGTTCTTATAAAAATATCATATGATATATTAAATTCATTAAATACTTTTTTAAAACTTTCTGAAAGAATATCAACAAATTGTTTTGTATCTATTCCTTTTTCTTGAGCAACCTTTTTCACTTTACTAGCATTTTCATCTGTACCAGTTGAAAAAAGCACATCAAATCCTAATTTTCTTTTTTCTCTTGCTATTATATCTGCAATTGTTGTTGTATAAACATGGCCTATATGAGGTTCATCATTTACATAGTAAATTGGAGTAGTGATGTAAAATTTCTTCATTCTAAATCCTCCTTTTCAAATCTTTATGAGTAAATTTTATAAATTTACAACCCCAATTTCAAGTATTAATTTATTTTTTAGTTTAAATTAATGTTTCATAACTTCTATTTATAATTCACATAATCTTAAATTAATTCTTTTTTTCTATATCTTTTAAATTTTTAAAAAATTCTTGTTTTTTATAAAAATTTATTTTAAAATTAAAAACTGTTTTTTAAGGGGTAAAAATATTATTATTAATCTTCATATAATTTTCTTTTTAAAATATTTTTTATTCCTTTATATTTTTTAGTCATAAATTTCAAAATATCCTCTTTTGAAAAACTTAGATTTTTTAAAATTTCAAAATCTTTTTCCCATTCTTTTCTTTCAATACCCTCAATTAATATAACATATTCTCCCTTAATTTCACTTTTTTCTATTTCATAAAAAACTTCTTTTAATTTGCCTCTATAAACCTTCTCGTTTATTTTAGTTAATTCTTTTATAATTGATATATTTCTTTCAGGAAATTTCTCTTTTAAAATTTTAAGAGTTTTTAAAATTCTATGTGGAGATTCATAGAAAATAATTGTTCCATTTATAAAAAAATATTTATTTATTAAATCTTCAATTTCACCTTTTTTTCTTGGAAAAAATCCTAAAAATATAAAAGGTGTGGTTTTTAAACCAGATATAATAAGAGAGCTAATAATTGAAGATGGACCTGGAATAACTTCAATTAAAATTCCATGTTTAATTGCTTCTTTAACAATTACTTCTCCTGGATCTGAAACACATGGAGTTCCAGCATCAGAAACAAGTGCAACATTTTTACCTTTTTTCAATAAATCTATAATTTCATCTTTTCTTTTTGCTTCATTTCCTTCAAAATATGAGATAAGTTTTTTATTTTTAATTCTGTATCTATTCAAAAGTTTAATTGTTACTCTTGTATCTTCACATAAAATTATTTCCACTTCTCTTAAAATTTTTAAAGCCCTTATAGTAATGTCAGAAAGATTTCCTATTGGTGTAGATACAATATAAAGTTTGCCAAACAATTTAAAATTCTTTTAATTTATTTATGACCTTATTAAGAGAATATTTTATTGTTCCAAGATTTCCTGCTTTGGTTGTTATTATAATTAAAATACTTTCATCAAATTTATTAATGATTAATCTTCCTCTTTT encodes:
- the rsmI gene encoding 16S rRNA (cytidine(1402)-2'-O)-methyltransferase, whose amino-acid sequence is MFGKLYIVSTPIGNLSDITIRALKILREVEIILCEDTRVTIKLLNRYRIKNKKLISYFEGNEAKRKDEIIDLLKKGKNVALVSDAGTPCVSDPGEVIVKEAIKHGILIEVIPGPSSIISSLIISGLKTTPFIFLGFFPRKKGEIEDLINKYFFINGTIIFYESPHRILKTLKILKEKFPERNISIIKELTKINEKVYRGKLKEVFYEIEKSEIKGEYVILIEGIERKEWEKDFEILKNLSFSKEDILKFMTKKYKGIKNILKRKLYED
- the metG gene encoding methionine--tRNA ligase, which produces MKKFYITTPIYYVNDEPHIGHVYTTTIADIIAREKRKLGFDVLFSTGTDENASKVKKVAQEKGIDTKQFVDILSESFKKVFNEFNISYDIFIRTTEKRHEKVVQYFFNKLKENGYIYKGIYEGWYCIFDETFFSQDELKEGNICPVCNRPVEFIKEEDYFFALSKFQDELLKHYLNNPKFVEPESRYNEMLSLIKSGLKDISITRKGIGWGIPVPGEENSTIYVWFDALINYVTVSGFLEDEENFKKYWPADLHLIGKDITRFHTIIWPAMLMGVGIPLPQKIYAHGFWLSHGEKMSKSKGNFIKPDEVINWFMEKANVDKDIAVDVFRYYILRDMTFGEDGNFSYDSYITRYNSELANDLGNLLYRTLNMGFKYFNGKLNGNFDDEIYQIFDKEFDETVNLYENLKLSDVPIKINNLANILNKYIDTKAPWNLYKDNKEECEKVLSTVFHGIYTIINLLSPILITSSRRFLYALGKEEEGTLIKEKIFPWKREFNLREVSPIFPRIEGDKEKVEIKENYITIEDFQKLDLRVAEVIEAKRVKDSKKLIEIKIKIENEVRTIVAGIGEHYSDNELIGKKIIVLKNLEPKKLKGILSEGMLLAASKNGKLSLLTVDKDIDTGAKIS